In Daphnia magna isolate NIES linkage group LG7, ASM2063170v1.1, whole genome shotgun sequence, a single genomic region encodes these proteins:
- the LOC123474248 gene encoding protein FAM71E2-like, whose protein sequence is MKLFVIAAVLAVAAAAPSSYKPEYKAPSYPAPSDPAPAYPAPAYPAPAYPAPAYNKDNKYADITITSQSDERNLDGSSQWR, encoded by the exons ATGAAACTA TTTGTCATCGCCGCTGttttggctgttgctgccgctgctccttccagctacaagccggaatacaaagctcccAGCTACCCAGCGCCAAGCGACCCCGCAccggcctaccccgcaccggcctaccccgcaccggcctaccccgcaccggcctacaacaaggataacaaatacgctgaCATTACaatcaccagccaatctgacgagcgcaacctcgatggcagcagccaatggaggtaa
- the LOC123474251 gene encoding pupal cuticle protein Edg-78E-like has protein sequence MQGVTYDSYGKESYGEVLGNTNKGSSYWVSPEGQKFTLTWTADEAGFQPKGDHLPVAPVHEYELPVAPVHEYELPVAPALPYSRTGPGY, from the coding sequence atgcaaggagtcacctacgactcttacggcaaagaatcgtacggtgaagtcctaggcaacaccaacaaaggatcctcttactgggtttcccctgaaggccagaaattcactttgacctggaCTGCTGACGaagctggattccagcccaaaggtgatcacttgcccgtcgctcccgtccatGAATACGAGCTCCCAGTTGCTCCAGTCCACGAGTACGAACTCCCAGTCGCCCCTGCCCTCCCTTATTCGCGCACTGGACCCGGTTACTAA
- the LOC116915510 gene encoding uncharacterized protein LOC116915510 — translation MRDYDVTLLFAFAILMATSAGTDGFVLIWTLDYTTPTPYYTTSYAAPSYSTKALEYYTTYAAPSYYTESPNYLVYYTTRTPKYYTTIYSAPTYYTQAIKYYAAQRYCTPFLRHR, via the exons ATGC ggGACTACGATGTCACGCTGCTGTTTGCTTTTGCCATTTTGATGGCTACATCGGCGGGTACCGATGGGTTTGTCCTCATCTGGACACTAGACTACACAACCCCTACGCCCTACTACACCACCTCGTATGCTGCTCCCTCTTACAGCACCAAGGCTCTCGAATATTATACCACATATGCAgctcccagctactacaccgagtcTCCCAACTACTTAGTCTACTACACGACCAGAACGCCCAAATACTACACGACCATATACTCCGCTCCAACATACTACACTCAAGCCATTAAATACTATGCTGCTCAAAGGTATTGTACACCATTTCTTCGGCATCGGTAA